A genomic stretch from Deltaproteobacteria bacterium includes:
- a CDS encoding DUF3568 family protein, giving the protein MNYWLKGLGVGFMVSVLIASTGCAVFFAAGAGVGVGIGAAEYIRGELKQAYAAPMEKAWQASLAAAEELKMRTTEKSIDNLDQNRVIKGKTDEGRDFQIALEATSKEVTTVKVRSGVFGDEAYSKRIQELIAKNLKK; this is encoded by the coding sequence ATGAATTATTGGTTAAAGGGGTTGGGAGTGGGGTTCATGGTTTCCGTGTTAATCGCGAGTACGGGTTGCGCAGTATTCTTTGCCGCTGGGGCAGGGGTCGGAGTGGGCATCGGGGCTGCGGAGTATATCCGCGGTGAGCTGAAGCAAGCCTATGCTGCTCCGATGGAAAAAGCCTGGCAGGCCTCGCTGGCTGCAGCCGAAGAATTGAAGATGCGGACTACGGAAAAGTCTATCGACAATCTGGACCAAAACCGGGTGATCAAAGGAAAGACCGACGAAGGAAGAGATTTCCAGATCGCCTTAGAGGCCACCTCCAAAGAGGTCACGACAGTGAAGGTACGCAGCGGAGTCTTTGGAGATGAGGCCTATTCCAAAAGAATTCAGGAATTGATCGCTAAGAACCTAAAAAAATGA
- a CDS encoding 3-hydroxyacyl-CoA dehydrogenase NAD-binding domain-containing protein: MKVNQIKKIAIVGAGIMGHGFAMVFAQKGYPVFLYDIDPRILKKDPGAGSSFNSTVKAFCSLGFKKTP; the protein is encoded by the coding sequence ATGAAAGTAAATCAAATTAAAAAAATCGCCATCGTCGGCGCCGGGATCATGGGCCATGGTTTTGCCATGGTCTTTGCCCAAAAGGGCTATCCGGTATTCTTATACGACATCGATCCGAGGATCTTGAAGAAAGATCCGGGAGCGGGATCGTCGTTTAATTCAACAGTTAAAGCTTTTTGCAGCTTAGGTTTTAAAAAAACACCTTGA
- a CDS encoding nitroreductase family protein, with amino-acid sequence MGKIEIDRKKCISCGDCTLACPSIFVAEGESLRVVDEEYCTFCGHCLALCPVDAITIEGMNLREFPDLPEDLMVSPATLTTFLRSRRSCRVFAEKEVSKEVLEKMIDIARYAPTGHNSQNFQFVVIQDRKLIRTLAERTAIFSGNLYKMLSAPGVKLPPWLQTHMRGIRLNWEYYQAGKDRIFRHAPALIIIHAPAENISSAQNCALAMAHIMLQAQAIGLGTCIVGYFITAAEKDPSIAKELGIPPENKIFTCCTVGYPVLKFKKLVQRKPPAVRWL; translated from the coding sequence ATGGGAAAAATAGAAATAGACAGAAAGAAATGTATTTCCTGCGGAGATTGCACCCTGGCCTGCCCGTCCATATTCGTGGCGGAAGGCGAAAGCCTTCGGGTCGTTGACGAGGAGTATTGTACGTTCTGTGGACACTGCTTAGCCCTCTGTCCGGTAGATGCCATTACCATTGAGGGTATGAATCTACGGGAGTTCCCAGACCTTCCAGAAGATCTGATGGTATCTCCCGCAACCCTAACCACCTTTCTCCGCTCCCGCAGAAGTTGCCGAGTTTTTGCCGAAAAAGAAGTGTCCAAGGAAGTTTTGGAAAAAATGATCGATATTGCCCGTTACGCACCCACAGGGCATAACTCCCAGAACTTCCAGTTTGTGGTCATCCAGGACAGGAAACTCATCCGGACCCTGGCCGAACGGACCGCCATCTTTTCCGGGAACCTGTATAAGATGCTCAGCGCTCCCGGAGTGAAACTGCCCCCCTGGCTGCAAACCCATATGCGCGGGATTCGGCTGAACTGGGAGTATTATCAGGCCGGTAAAGACCGCATCTTTCGCCACGCCCCGGCGCTGATTATCATCCATGCTCCGGCGGAAAATATTTCTTCGGCGCAGAATTGCGCCCTGGCCATGGCGCATATCATGCTCCAGGCCCAAGCCATAGGCCTGGGGACCTGCATCGTCGGGTATTTCATTACGGCTGCCGAAAAGGATCCGTCCATCGCCAAAGAATTGGGGATTCCCCCGGAGAATAAAATCTTCACCTGCTGCACAGTAGGTTACCCCGTCCTTAAATTCAAAAAATTGGTCCAGCGTAAGCCGCCAGCCGTCCGCTGGCTGTAA
- a CDS encoding O-acetyl-ADP-ribose deacetylase, whose translation MEVRVGKAVIELLQGDITEQDTDAIVNAANRTLLGGGGVDGAIHRVAGPQLLAECRPLGGCETGDAKSTKGYNLKAKQVIHTVGPIYHAAGKKAPELLASCYRRSLEVASANKLPSIAFPSISTGAYGYPLEEAAPIALKTVLDYLKRHPDIQRVRFVLFGKDAYQAYEEALKDLWPNESKSN comes from the coding sequence GTGGAAGTTAGGGTCGGCAAAGCTGTGATAGAGCTTTTACAGGGAGACATCACGGAGCAGGATACGGATGCCATCGTCAATGCGGCCAACCGGACCCTCCTCGGAGGAGGGGGAGTTGACGGGGCCATTCATCGCGTGGCGGGCCCGCAGCTCCTGGCGGAATGCCGGCCTTTGGGAGGGTGTGAAACCGGAGACGCCAAAAGCACCAAAGGATACAATCTAAAAGCTAAACAGGTTATTCACACCGTCGGGCCGATTTATCATGCAGCAGGCAAGAAAGCGCCTGAACTCCTGGCCAGCTGCTACCGAAGGAGTTTGGAGGTGGCCAGCGCGAACAAGCTGCCAAGCATCGCCTTTCCCTCAATCAGCACGGGGGCCTATGGGTACCCCTTGGAAGAAGCCGCCCCCATTGCCCTGAAGACAGTGCTGGATTACTTGAAGCGTCATCCAGATATCCAGCGGGTACGCTTTGTTCTTTTCGGAAAGGACGCCTACCAAGCCTACGAAGAGGCCTTGAAGGACCTTTGGCCCAATGAAAGTAAATCAAATTAA